In Flavobacterium sp. N3904, one DNA window encodes the following:
- a CDS encoding UDP-GlcNAc--UDP-phosphate GlcNAc-1-phosphate transferase, protein MFYIGLLFLFICIELIYFKIANHYNIIDKPNSRSSHTSVTLRGGGIIFPIAILTASLLGYVSWSVALAVILVAVVSFIDDIKALPQLPRFASHAIAIGLVFYDLNLFTQAIWALPIVFILLIGWVNAFNFMDGINGITVLYAFFAVASFSFLPINLEYLPLLITVGLSCIAFGFFNVRKKAKTFAGDVGSISMALFLGYFMIKTIIGSGQIGYLLFFSVYGIDAVITIFTRIKKKENILEPHRSHLYQYLANELGYSHILVSFLYAGIQLLINALLIYLDFIGYLSLPIVVSFLLFQILVYVWIRKNVVQKVNLKEV, encoded by the coding sequence ATGTTCTACATAGGATTACTTTTTTTATTTATTTGCATAGAATTGATTTATTTCAAGATCGCCAATCATTACAATATCATTGATAAGCCCAATAGCCGCTCTTCACATACATCTGTAACTTTACGGGGAGGAGGGATAATTTTTCCTATCGCGATTCTAACAGCCAGTTTGCTCGGGTATGTTTCCTGGTCAGTTGCTTTGGCAGTAATTTTAGTGGCAGTAGTCAGTTTTATAGATGATATAAAAGCTTTGCCACAATTGCCCAGATTTGCCTCCCACGCGATTGCGATTGGATTGGTTTTTTACGATTTGAATTTATTTACTCAAGCGATTTGGGCTTTGCCTATTGTTTTTATTTTGTTGATTGGCTGGGTAAATGCCTTTAATTTTATGGATGGAATCAATGGGATTACAGTCCTGTATGCTTTTTTTGCTGTCGCTAGTTTTTCTTTTTTACCAATAAATCTGGAATATCTGCCGTTGCTGATTACTGTAGGATTGTCCTGTATTGCTTTTGGTTTTTTTAATGTCAGAAAAAAAGCCAAAACTTTTGCTGGAGACGTCGGAAGCATTAGTATGGCCTTGTTCTTAGGCTATTTTATGATAAAAACCATTATTGGTTCGGGGCAAATAGGCTATCTGCTTTTCTTTTCTGTCTATGGAATTGACGCCGTAATTACCATTTTTACACGAATCAAAAAGAAAGAAAATATTCTGGAACCCCATCGCTCTCATTTGTATCAATATTTGGCGAATGAGTTAGGTTATTCCCATATTTTGGTTTCATTTCTTTATGCAGGGATTCAATTGCTTATTAACGCACTATTAATTTATTTGGATTTCATAGGTTACTTGTCGCTTCCTATTGTTGTTTCTTTTTTACTGTTTCAAATTCTGGTTTATGTATGGATTAGAAAAAACGTTGTTCAAAAAGTGAATCTAAAAGAGGTTTGA
- a CDS encoding dTDP-4-dehydrorhamnose 3,5-epimerase family protein — MSENSKYPQLIEGGIHTDSRGQISFVNAMKFDAIERFYIISNSTENPIRAWHGHKIDNKYFYCVQGTVKVHYVKIDNWESPSKDLKVESVLLSATESNILHIPEGYANAIESLEMGSKLISFSTLPLDRASEDDVRFESGMWLVVSGEK; from the coding sequence ATGTCTGAGAATAGTAAATATCCGCAATTGATTGAGGGAGGTATCCATACCGATAGCAGGGGTCAAATTTCTTTTGTGAATGCTATGAAATTTGATGCTATTGAGCGGTTTTATATCATCAGTAACTCAACTGAAAATCCTATAAGAGCCTGGCATGGTCATAAAATTGACAATAAATACTTTTATTGTGTTCAAGGTACTGTAAAAGTGCATTATGTAAAAATAGACAATTGGGAATCACCTTCGAAAGATTTAAAAGTAGAAAGTGTGTTACTTAGTGCAACGGAAAGCAATATTCTTCACATTCCTGAAGGCTACGCCAATGCGATTGAATCTCTGGAAATGGGTTCTAAATTAATTTCTTTTTCGACTTTGCCGCTTGACCGAGCTTCTGAAGATGATGTACGGTTTGAAAGTGGGATGTGGTTAGTTGTGAGTGGTGAGAAGTGA
- a CDS encoding NAD-dependent epimerase/dehydratase family protein: MNILLTGSSGFVGTNLKNYLENSSEIRCLSVRYKENQFFKFDEGALIHLAGKAHDLKKVSSSQDYYDANFKLTKQLFDAFLVSELGVFIFMSTVKAVADEVEGILDEDAKPNPKTHYGIAKHQAEEYILSQKLPKGKRVYILRPCMIHGPENKGNLNLLYQLVAKGLPWPLGTFENQRSFLSIENLCFVIKELLENEMIPSGVYQVADDEVFSTNELIRLLATTLGKKSKILNLSKNMIRAIAKSGDYLHLPLNSERLQKLTENYVVSNQKIVKAIGKSLPVSSKEGLIKTFKSFRKII, encoded by the coding sequence ATGAATATTTTACTTACCGGGAGTTCAGGCTTTGTTGGCACTAATCTTAAAAATTATTTAGAAAATTCGAGCGAGATTCGTTGTCTTTCTGTTCGTTATAAGGAAAATCAGTTTTTTAAATTTGATGAAGGTGCCCTAATTCATCTAGCTGGTAAAGCCCATGATTTAAAAAAAGTTTCCAGTTCACAGGATTATTACGATGCCAATTTTAAGTTGACCAAGCAATTGTTTGATGCTTTCCTAGTTTCGGAGTTGGGAGTTTTTATTTTCATGAGTACTGTAAAAGCTGTGGCAGATGAGGTTGAAGGAATATTGGATGAAGATGCAAAACCAAATCCTAAAACGCATTATGGCATTGCGAAACACCAAGCAGAGGAATATATATTAAGCCAGAAATTGCCGAAAGGCAAAAGAGTTTATATCTTAAGACCCTGCATGATTCATGGGCCGGAAAACAAAGGAAATCTCAATTTATTATACCAATTGGTTGCCAAAGGACTGCCCTGGCCATTGGGTACATTTGAGAATCAACGCTCTTTTTTGAGTATCGAAAATTTGTGTTTTGTTATTAAGGAACTGTTGGAAAATGAAATGATTCCTTCTGGGGTTTATCAAGTGGCTGATGATGAAGTTTTTTCTACCAATGAATTGATTCGATTGTTAGCAACTACTTTGGGCAAGAAAAGTAAAATATTGAACTTATCAAAAAATATGATAAGGGCTATTGCAAAATCAGGAGACTATTTGCACTTACCCTTAAATTCCGAGCGTTTGCAAAAGCTAACGGAGAATTATGTTGTGAGTAATCAAAAGATAGTAAAAGCTATCGGAAAATCGCTACCTGTTTCTTCGAAGGAAGGTTTGATTAAAACTTTTAAATCGTTTAGGAAAATAATATAA
- the gmd gene encoding GDP-mannose 4,6-dehydratase — translation MKIALITGITGQDGAYLADLLLKKGYEVHGVKRRSSLFNTDRIDHLYQDPHEKNVRFKLHYGDLSDSTNLIRIIQEVQPDEIYNLGAMSHVKVSFDTPEYTANADGIGTLRLLEAMRILKLTKKTKIYQASTSELYGLVQAVPQSETTPFYPRSPYAVAKMYAYWITVNYREAYGMFACNGILFNHESPLRGETFVTRKITRAVSKMALGLQENLFLGNLDARRDWGHAKDYVEAMWLILQQDEPEDFVIATGVTTTVRDFVSMSFSEVGITIAFRGEGVDEKGYVVACSNPDYQIEIGKEVVAVDKAYFRPTEVDLLIGDPSKCHAKLGWKPKYDLSMLVKEMMASDVEHFEKEKMLQEAGYTVKNQFE, via the coding sequence ATGAAAATAGCACTTATCACAGGAATTACAGGACAAGACGGTGCGTATCTTGCTGATTTATTATTAAAAAAAGGATATGAAGTTCATGGTGTCAAACGCCGTAGTTCTTTGTTTAATACCGATCGTATTGATCATTTGTATCAAGATCCTCATGAAAAAAATGTGCGTTTCAAATTGCATTATGGGGATTTGAGTGATTCTACGAATTTGATACGTATCATTCAGGAGGTACAACCCGATGAGATTTACAACTTGGGTGCGATGAGCCACGTAAAAGTCAGTTTTGATACGCCAGAATATACTGCAAATGCTGATGGTATTGGTACTTTGCGTTTGTTGGAGGCAATGCGTATCTTGAAACTAACCAAGAAAACCAAAATTTATCAAGCGTCAACCTCAGAGTTGTATGGTTTGGTACAGGCAGTTCCGCAATCCGAAACCACTCCTTTTTATCCTCGTTCGCCTTATGCAGTGGCTAAGATGTATGCCTATTGGATTACGGTGAATTATAGAGAAGCTTATGGAATGTTTGCCTGTAATGGAATTTTATTCAATCACGAGAGTCCTCTACGAGGTGAAACTTTTGTGACCCGTAAAATAACCAGAGCAGTATCAAAAATGGCGTTAGGTTTGCAGGAGAATTTGTTTTTGGGTAACCTTGATGCTCGCAGGGATTGGGGACATGCCAAAGATTATGTAGAAGCGATGTGGCTGATTTTGCAACAAGATGAGCCGGAAGATTTTGTAATTGCCACAGGTGTTACGACTACCGTTCGTGATTTTGTAAGTATGTCTTTTTCTGAGGTTGGTATTACAATAGCGTTCCGAGGAGAAGGGGTTGATGAAAAAGGATATGTAGTGGCTTGTTCCAATCCTGATTATCAAATTGAAATAGGTAAGGAAGTAGTAGCTGTTGATAAAGCTTATTTCCGTCCAACGGAAGTGGATCTATTAATTGGAGATCCATCAAAGTGTCATGCGAAATTAGGCTGGAAACCTAAATACGATTTATCTATGTTGGTCAAAGAGATGATGGCATCAGACGTTGAGCATTTCGAAAAAGAAAAAATGTTGCAAGAAGCGGGGTATACGGTTAAGAATCAGTTTGAATAG
- a CDS encoding polysaccharide biosynthesis protein translates to MNKDSIVAGLFSRSNLRLSIRNLSYLPRWIIVLIDFSVLIVAFFFTLLIFRGTGLKYINTTHNVLFISCFFGVNIFFFWLFRTYSGIIRHSSYIDAVKLLFSQMAVMVVFLVFNFSYELLNGERVFLTTALFINVVLSFCGLFLYRVIVKQTFELYFSEKSSNKLIRTIIYGTDANAISVANALKFETPTRFKIVGFVDKNNQNESKRMLDLPILVQRKKLPSLMRSVGAEAVIMADKSLEKEEQLIIVDQCLEFNYRVYTVPLITDWENQKEISQKVKNIQIEDLLERKPIVLDNKSISKQLKDQTILITGAAGSIGSEIVRQVLSFNPKRVIILDQAETPLHHLCLDLQKKQSKVKIQNVIADVRNKEAMNKVFKLYKPQVVYHAAAYKHVPLMEENPSQAILTNIEGTKNLADLSCEHSVVKFVMVSTDKAVNPSNVMGASKRIAEKYVQSLQIKNLKENNINSTKFITTRFGNVLGSNGSVVPLFTKQIANGGPVTITHPDIIRYFMTIPEACQLVLEAGAMGNGGEIYIFDMGKPVKIIDLAKKMIKLAGFIPERDIKIEIVGLRPGEKLYEELLNDTSKTIPTYHEKIMIAEEIQEEFENLHTEINELIGIANFFDNDDIVAKMKVIVPEFKSMNSTFEVLDK, encoded by the coding sequence ATGAATAAAGATTCGATCGTAGCTGGACTTTTTTCAAGATCCAATTTAAGACTGAGTATTCGTAATTTAAGTTATCTTCCAAGGTGGATAATTGTTCTGATTGATTTTTCAGTTTTGATTGTTGCCTTTTTTTTTACCTTACTTATTTTTAGAGGAACCGGACTAAAGTATATTAACACTACACATAATGTATTATTTATTTCTTGCTTTTTTGGAGTAAATATTTTTTTCTTTTGGTTGTTTAGAACCTATTCCGGTATTATACGGCATTCTTCTTATATTGATGCGGTAAAACTTTTGTTTTCGCAAATGGCCGTTATGGTTGTTTTTCTGGTTTTCAACTTTTCCTATGAGTTATTGAATGGCGAAAGAGTTTTTTTGACCACAGCTCTTTTCATAAATGTGGTGCTTTCTTTTTGTGGGTTGTTTTTGTATCGTGTAATCGTAAAACAAACTTTTGAACTTTATTTTTCTGAAAAAAGCAGTAATAAATTAATAAGAACCATTATTTATGGTACCGATGCCAATGCCATTTCAGTAGCGAATGCCTTAAAATTTGAGACACCAACCCGTTTTAAAATTGTTGGTTTTGTAGATAAGAACAATCAAAACGAATCTAAAAGAATGTTGGATTTACCCATCTTAGTCCAAAGGAAAAAACTGCCCTCGTTGATGCGATCTGTTGGAGCAGAAGCCGTTATTATGGCTGATAAAAGTTTGGAAAAAGAGGAACAACTGATTATTGTAGATCAATGTCTGGAATTTAATTACAGAGTATATACGGTACCCTTAATTACCGACTGGGAGAATCAGAAAGAAATTTCACAAAAGGTAAAAAACATACAAATTGAGGATTTACTGGAAAGGAAACCAATTGTTCTCGACAATAAATCTATTTCGAAACAGTTAAAGGACCAGACCATTTTGATTACAGGTGCTGCCGGATCCATTGGCAGTGAGATCGTAAGGCAAGTTTTGAGCTTCAATCCTAAGCGGGTGATAATTCTAGATCAGGCTGAAACGCCCTTGCATCATTTATGTCTGGATTTGCAAAAAAAACAATCTAAAGTTAAAATACAAAATGTTATAGCCGATGTCAGAAATAAAGAAGCTATGAACAAAGTGTTCAAATTATACAAACCTCAAGTGGTTTATCATGCTGCGGCCTATAAACATGTTCCTTTGATGGAAGAAAATCCTTCACAGGCTATATTAACCAATATTGAGGGAACCAAAAATTTAGCTGATTTGTCCTGTGAGCACAGTGTTGTGAAATTTGTTATGGTTTCTACCGATAAAGCTGTCAATCCAAGCAATGTTATGGGCGCCAGTAAAAGGATTGCCGAAAAATATGTGCAGTCCTTGCAAATTAAGAATTTGAAAGAAAATAATATTAATTCCACAAAATTTATTACGACCCGCTTTGGAAATGTTTTGGGATCCAATGGTTCTGTTGTTCCTTTGTTTACCAAACAAATTGCCAATGGCGGTCCTGTGACTATTACACATCCTGATATCATCCGTTATTTTATGACTATTCCGGAGGCATGCCAGTTGGTTCTTGAGGCAGGTGCCATGGGAAATGGAGGCGAGATATACATATTTGATATGGGTAAGCCTGTTAAGATTATTGATTTGGCCAAAAAAATGATCAAATTAGCCGGTTTTATACCAGAAAGAGATATCAAGATTGAGATTGTCGGTTTGCGACCGGGTGAAAAATTATACGAAGAATTGCTAAACGATACTTCCAAAACAATACCTACCTATCATGAGAAAATAATGATAGCCGAAGAAATTCAGGAAGAATTTGAAAACTTGCATACCGAAATAAATGAACTTATCGGAATTGCCAATTTCTTTGACAATGATGATATTGTTGCCAAAATGAAAGTAATTGTACCAGAGTTTAAAAGTATGAATTCGACTTTTGAAGTTTTAGATAAATAA
- the rfbC gene encoding dTDP-4-dehydrorhamnose 3,5-epimerase, with protein sequence MNIEPTFINDLVVLTLDVFEDERGYFFEGYNKNKFSALGVDIDFVQDNQSFSQKGTLRGLHYQNPPFAQTKLVRVLQGEIMDVAVDLRKDSPTYGKHFGIKLTAENKKQLLVPQGFAHGFSVLSATAVVLYKCDQFYNKQSEGGIRYDDATLNIDWGMDLKEAIVSEKDLVLPSFADCNSAF encoded by the coding sequence ATGAATATAGAACCAACTTTTATTAACGATTTAGTTGTACTGACTCTCGATGTATTTGAAGATGAAAGGGGTTATTTTTTTGAGGGGTACAATAAAAATAAATTCAGTGCATTGGGAGTTGACATCGATTTTGTCCAAGACAATCAATCTTTTTCTCAGAAAGGCACTTTGCGGGGACTGCATTACCAGAATCCACCTTTTGCACAAACCAAATTGGTTCGGGTGTTACAGGGTGAAATTATGGATGTGGCAGTTGATTTGAGAAAAGATTCGCCTACCTATGGAAAGCATTTCGGTATCAAATTGACAGCAGAAAATAAAAAACAATTGTTGGTACCGCAAGGGTTTGCCCATGGTTTTTCGGTTTTGAGTGCTACAGCAGTGGTTTTATACAAATGTGATCAGTTTTATAACAAGCAAAGTGAAGGCGGAATTCGATATGATGATGCAACCCTAAATATCGATTGGGGAATGGATTTGAAAGAAGCTATCGTTTCTGAGAAAGATTTGGTTTTGCCGAGCTTTGCAGATTGCAACAGTGCATTTTGA
- the rfbD gene encoding dTDP-4-dehydrorhamnose reductase, which produces MEKILVTGANGQLGSELNVLSKNYGQFEWVYTDWEELNLCDLDNLALSLTKINPQIIINCAAHTAVDRAESEFELSDVLNHQSVAILAQWSHENNCKLIHVSTDYVFDGTASTALDETAQPNPINVYGVTKLAGEKACMLENPEAIIIRTSWVYSSFGNNFVKTMSRLMQERDSLSVVNDQIGSPTYAADLAQAIMTIIAHQQWQAGIYHFSNEGEISWYEFALAIQEIGNFDCAISGIPSSAYPTPAKRPQYSLLDKTKIKKTFRVIVPEYKESLEKCMKLLR; this is translated from the coding sequence ATGGAAAAAATACTAGTTACTGGTGCCAATGGACAATTGGGTTCAGAGTTGAATGTTTTATCAAAAAACTATGGCCAATTTGAATGGGTTTATACCGATTGGGAAGAATTGAATTTGTGTGATTTGGATAATTTGGCATTGTCCTTAACCAAAATTAATCCACAAATTATTATCAACTGTGCAGCCCATACAGCTGTGGATAGAGCCGAATCGGAATTTGAGTTGTCGGATGTTTTGAATCATCAATCGGTCGCCATATTGGCTCAATGGAGTCATGAGAACAATTGTAAATTGATTCATGTTTCGACAGATTATGTTTTTGACGGTACTGCTTCGACCGCATTAGACGAAACGGCCCAGCCTAATCCTATTAATGTGTATGGAGTTACAAAATTAGCGGGAGAAAAAGCTTGTATGCTAGAAAATCCGGAAGCGATTATTATCAGAACATCATGGGTGTATTCTAGTTTTGGGAACAATTTTGTAAAAACAATGTCCCGCCTGATGCAGGAAAGAGATTCTTTGAGTGTAGTCAATGACCAAATAGGAAGTCCAACCTATGCCGCCGATCTGGCCCAAGCTATTATGACCATCATTGCACACCAGCAATGGCAAGCCGGAATCTATCATTTTTCGAATGAAGGAGAAATTAGCTGGTATGAATTTGCATTGGCGATTCAGGAAATTGGCAATTTTGATTGTGCAATCAGTGGTATTCCTTCTTCGGCTTATCCAACACCAGCAAAACGTCCTCAGTATTCTTTATTGGATAAAACCAAAATAAAAAAAACATTTAGGGTTATAGTTCCCGAGTACAAAGAGAGTTTGGAGAAGTGTATGAAGTTGTTGCGATAG
- a CDS encoding sugar transferase: MKLTLKRLFDIVFSGLFLFLFSWLLFIAWFLAVIDTRTNGIFTQDRIGQFGKLFRIYKLRTMQINQNSEDFRISKLGRILRTYKLDELPQLINVLKGDMSIVGPRPDISGYYDLLEGEERKILELKPGLTSLASLKYFDEDELLKQQDFPLEYNDTVLFPDKVKLNLCYYYHHSIFGDLKIIFHTGRMMLWRKNLQRR; this comes from the coding sequence TTGAAACTGACTCTAAAACGACTTTTCGACATTGTATTTTCGGGATTATTCCTTTTTTTATTTTCATGGCTACTTTTTATTGCTTGGTTTTTGGCAGTTATAGATACGCGAACCAATGGAATTTTTACTCAAGATCGAATTGGTCAATTTGGAAAGTTATTTCGAATTTACAAGTTACGAACGATGCAAATCAATCAAAATTCTGAAGATTTTCGGATATCAAAACTGGGTCGAATACTCCGAACTTATAAATTAGACGAGTTACCTCAGCTGATTAATGTGTTGAAAGGAGATATGAGTATTGTTGGGCCGAGACCTGATATTTCGGGCTATTATGATCTACTGGAAGGGGAAGAACGCAAAATTCTGGAATTAAAACCAGGATTGACCAGCCTAGCCTCTTTGAAGTATTTCGATGAAGATGAATTGCTGAAGCAGCAAGATTTTCCATTAGAATACAATGATACAGTTCTTTTTCCCGATAAAGTAAAACTTAATTTGTGTTATTACTATCACCATAGCATTTTCGGCGATTTGAAAATTATTTTTCACACTGGTAGAATGATGTTATGGAGAAAAAATCTCCAGCGACGCTAA
- a CDS encoding GDP-L-fucose synthase family protein produces the protein MNQQDKIYIAGHRGMVGSAILRALQAQGYRNFLLRNSAELDLRNQQAVADFFAQEKPDYVFLAAAKVGGIIANNTFRGDFIYENLMIQNNVIHQAYVNQVKKLMFLGSSCIYPKMAPQPLKEDYLLTGLLEPTNEPYAIAKIAGIKMCDAYRSQYGCNFISVMPTNLYGPNDNYDLNNSHVLPAMLRKFIVAKRNGDASVTIWGTGSPKREFLHANDLAEACLFLMENYNDSGLVNIGIGDDISILDLAHLVKKTVGFDGVILTDTSKPDGTPRKLMDVSKLNGLGWKAKITLEEGIKKVYEEIKDTDWE, from the coding sequence ATGAACCAACAAGATAAAATATACATTGCTGGTCATCGAGGTATGGTGGGGTCTGCTATTTTAAGAGCTTTACAGGCACAGGGATACCGTAACTTTTTATTAAGGAATTCGGCTGAGTTGGATTTACGGAATCAACAAGCTGTGGCTGATTTTTTTGCACAAGAAAAACCAGATTATGTTTTTTTGGCGGCTGCTAAAGTAGGAGGTATTATAGCTAATAATACTTTTAGAGGTGATTTTATATATGAGAATTTGATGATTCAGAACAATGTTATTCATCAGGCTTATGTCAATCAAGTTAAGAAACTGATGTTTTTAGGTTCTTCTTGTATCTATCCTAAGATGGCTCCACAGCCTTTGAAAGAAGATTACTTATTAACGGGGCTATTGGAGCCTACCAATGAACCGTATGCAATTGCCAAAATTGCCGGTATCAAAATGTGTGATGCCTATAGAAGTCAATACGGCTGTAATTTTATTTCGGTAATGCCAACGAATTTATACGGGCCCAATGATAATTATGATTTGAATAATTCCCATGTATTGCCCGCAATGTTGCGCAAGTTTATAGTAGCCAAACGTAATGGAGATGCATCCGTAACCATTTGGGGAACAGGTAGCCCAAAACGGGAGTTTTTGCATGCCAATGATTTGGCCGAAGCCTGTTTGTTTCTGATGGAAAATTACAATGATAGTGGATTAGTCAATATTGGAATTGGTGATGATATTTCCATATTGGATTTGGCCCATCTGGTTAAAAAAACAGTGGGATTTGATGGAGTCATTCTAACAGATACTTCTAAACCTGATGGTACCCCAAGAAAATTGATGGATGTTTCTAAATTGAATGGCTTGGGATGGAAAGCAAAAATCACTTTAGAAGAGGGGATTAAAAAAGTATATGAGGAAATTAAGGATACTGACTGGGAGTAG
- the rfbA gene encoding glucose-1-phosphate thymidylyltransferase RfbA, whose protein sequence is MKGIILAGGSGTRLHPLTLAMSKQMMPVYDKPMIYYPLSTLMMAGIHEILIISTPHDLPNFKKLLGDGSAIGCQFSYAEQAIPNGLAQAFVIGAEFIGSDSVALVLGDNIFFGANMHELLQSNTNPAGGVVFAYHVSDPERYGVVEFDKNLKALSIEEKPLEPKSNYAVPGLYFYDNTVVEIAKNIQPSARGEYEITDVNKVYLEQGKLKVGILSRGTAWLDTGTFNSLMQAGQFVQVLEERQGLKVGCIEEIAWRQGFISEQQLRDLAEPLKKSGYGEYLLGLLKHKL, encoded by the coding sequence ATGAAAGGAATTATACTGGCCGGGGGATCCGGTACCCGATTGCATCCGTTAACATTGGCGATGAGTAAGCAAATGATGCCCGTTTATGACAAGCCGATGATTTATTATCCTTTATCGACTTTGATGATGGCAGGAATTCATGAAATATTGATTATTTCCACTCCACATGATTTACCCAATTTCAAAAAATTATTGGGAGATGGATCGGCAATAGGGTGTCAATTCAGCTATGCGGAACAGGCGATTCCAAATGGTTTGGCTCAGGCTTTTGTGATTGGAGCCGAATTTATTGGTTCGGATTCGGTTGCCTTAGTGTTGGGAGACAATATTTTCTTTGGAGCGAATATGCATGAACTATTGCAATCCAATACTAATCCAGCAGGGGGTGTCGTTTTCGCTTATCACGTTTCGGATCCGGAACGTTATGGAGTGGTCGAGTTTGACAAAAACCTAAAAGCGCTTTCTATTGAAGAAAAACCATTGGAACCCAAATCCAATTACGCCGTTCCCGGATTGTATTTTTATGATAATACGGTTGTGGAAATAGCCAAGAATATCCAACCCAGTGCGAGAGGAGAATATGAAATTACCGATGTCAATAAAGTATATTTGGAACAAGGTAAATTGAAAGTTGGGATTTTGAGCCGTGGTACCGCGTGGTTGGATACCGGAACTTTTAACAGCTTGATGCAAGCCGGACAATTTGTGCAGGTTTTGGAGGAACGTCAAGGACTGAAAGTGGGCTGTATTGAAGAAATTGCCTGGAGACAGGGTTTTATAAGCGAACAACAATTAAGAGATTTGGCAGAACCTTTGAAAAAATCAGGTTACGGAGAATATCTTTTGGGGCTTTTGAAGCATAAATTATAG